Proteins encoded within one genomic window of Ctenopharyngodon idella isolate HZGC_01 chromosome 6, HZGC01, whole genome shotgun sequence:
- the ube3a gene encoding ubiquitin-protein ligase E3A, with translation MKRAAAKHLIERYYHQLTEGCGNEACTNEACGSSPGFQRMDNNAAAIKALELYKNNAKLCDPHPSKKGASSAFPENSAKGAHNFSACSNGKMNHKDLQPTREDFRDLNFLTEEKVYEILGLCSETEDYSPLIRVIGRVFSSAESLVQSFRKAKQHTKEELKSLQAKDEDKDEDEKETASGSSTAMEVEPEASASSGDGPSHGENNVQKFDPVEVSVDIEAVRRVYDRLLSNEKIEAAFLNALVYLSPNVECDLTYHNVYAADPNYLNVFIIVMENSNLHSPEYLEIALPQFCKAMSKLPLPALAKLAWLWSQYGADQIRRLVETFQQLITYTVISNEFSSENLVNEDDGVVAATKCLKIVYYANVLGGDLDTGHNEEEDDEPIPESSELTLQELLGEERRNKKGPRVDPLETELGIRASDCRKPLIPFEEFINEPLNEVLEMDKDYTFFKVETESKFSFMTCPFILNPVTKNLGLYYDNRIRMYSERRITALYSLVQGQQLNPYLRLKVRRDHIIDDALVRLEMIAMENPADLKKQLYVEFEGEQGVDEGGVSKEFFQLVVEEIFNPDIGMFTYDESTKLFWFNPSSFENEGQFTLIGIVLGLAIYNNCILDVHFPMVVYRKLMGKKGTFRDLADSHPVLYQSLKDLQEYEGNVEEDMMITFQISQTDLFGNPLMYDLKEGGDKIPVTNENRKDFVALYAEYMLNKSVEKQFKAFRRGFHMVTNESPLKYLFRPEEIELLICGSRNLDFQALEESTEYDGGYNKDSRIIKDFWETVHSFGQEQKRLFLQFTTGTDRAPVGGLGKLKMIIAKNGPDSDRLPTSHTCFNVLLLPEYSTKEKLRERLLKAITYAKGFGML, from the exons AT GAAGCGAGCGGCTGCAAAGCATTTAATTGAGCGCTACTACCACCAGTTAACAGAGGGCTGTGGAAATGAGGCCTGCACGAATGAGGCTTGTGGCTCTTCTCCGGGTTTCCAGCGCATGGATAACAATGCAGCGGCCATCAAGGCCCTGGAGTTATATAAGAATAATGCCAAACTGTGTGATCCTCACCCCTCTAAGAAAGGAGCCAGTTCAGCCTTCCCGGAGAACAGTGCCAAAGGAGCTCACAACTTCTCTGCTTGCAGCAACGGGAAGATGAACCATAAGGACCTACAACCCACGAGGGAGGACTTTAGAG ATCTGAATTTCTTGACGGAGGAGAAGGTGTATGAAATCCTGGGCCTCTGCAGTGAGACTGAGGACTATTCTCCTCTAATCCGTGTCATCGGTAGGGTTTTCTCAAGTGCGGAGAGTCTGGTCCAGAGTTTCCGCAAGGCGAAGCAACATACCAAGGAAGAGCTCAAGTCCCTTCAGGCCAAGGATGAGgacaaagatgaagatgaaAAAGAAACGGCCTCTGGTTCGTCCACGGCGATGGAGGTGGAACCCGAAGCCTCAGCGTCAAGTGGAGACGGGCCGTCTCACGGGGAGAACAACGTCCAAAAGTTTGATCCTGTAGAAGTTTCTGTAGACATTGAGGCAGTTAGAAGAGTGTACGACAGACTATTATCAAACGAGAAGATTGAAGCAGCATTCCTCAACGCGTTAGTCTACCTGTCGCCCAACGTAGAGTGTGACCTCACCTATCACAACGTGTACGCCGCCGACCCTAATTACCTGAACGTCTTCATTATCGTCATGGAGAACAGTAATCTCCACAGTCCGGAATACTTAGAAATTGCACTGCCGCAATTCTGCAAGGCAATGAGCAAGCTACCTCTTCCGGCTCTGGCCAAGCTTGCATGGTTGTGGTCGCAGTACGGCGCAGACCAGATCCGACGTCTGGTCGAGACTTTCCAGCAGCTTATTACCTACACGGTTATCAGCAACGAGTTCAGCAGTGAAAACCTGGTCAACGAGGATGATGGAGTGGTGGCAGCCACCAAGTGCTTGAAAATCGTCTACTATGCAAACGTGTTGGGCGGCGACCTAGACACGGGTCACAACGAGGAGGAGGATGACGAACCGATCCCGGAGTCGAGTGAGTTGACTCTGCAGGAGCTGCTAGGCGAGGAGCGACGCAATAAGAAAGGCCCTCGAGTGGATCCGCTTGAGACGGAATTGGGCATCCGTGCCTCGGACTGTCGAAAACCCCTCATCCCCTTCGAGGAGTTCATCAATGAACCGCTCAATGAGGTGCTGGAAATGGACAAAGACTACACTTTCTTCAAGGTGGAGACAGAGAGCAAGTTCTCCTTTATGACCTGCCCGTTCATTCTTAACCCTGTGACTAAGAATCTTGGCCTGTACTATGACAACCGGATCCGCATGTACAGCGAGCGCAGAATTACTGCCCTCTACAGTTTGGTGCAGGGACAACAGCTGAACCCCTATCTGCGACTCAAAGTGCGCAGAGACCACATCATTGATGATGCTCTTGTCAGG TTGGAGATGATTGCCATGGAAAACCCAGCAGACCTGAAGAAACAGCTGTATGTGGAGTTTGAGGGTGAGCAAGGAGTGGATGAAGGAGGAGTATCCAAAGAGTTCTTTCAGCTGGTCGTAGAGGAGATCTTTAACCCAGATATAG GCATGTTTACCTATGATGAAAGCACAAAGCTATTCTGGTTTAACCCTTCATCGTTTGAAAATGAAGGCCAGTTCACCTTGATAGGCATCGTCCTGGGCCTAGCTATCTACAATAATTGCATTCTCGATGTGCACTTCCCTATGGTGGTTTACAGAAAACTAATGGGAAAGAAAGGAACGTTTCGAGACCTGGCAGACTCTCATCCG GTTCTTTATCAGAGTCTGAAGGACCTACAGGAATATGAAGGTAATGTGGAAGAAGACATGATGATTACCTTCCAGATCTCACAAACAGACCTGTTTGGAAACCCACTAATGTATGATTTAAAGGAAGGTGGTGATAAAATCCCAGTTACCAATGAGAACAGAAAG GATTTTGTGGCACTCTATGCAGAGTACATGCTAAACAAAAGTGTGGAGAAACAGTTCAAGGCCTTCAGAAGAGGATTCCACATGGTCACTAATGAGTCTCCACTGAAGTATCTGTTTCGACCAGAGGAAATTGAGCTGCTTATATGTGGCAGCAGG AATCTTGACTTCCAAGCACTTGAAGAGAGTACAGAATATGATGGAGGATACAACAAAGACTCTCGCATTATTAA GGATTTCTGGGAGACTGTGCACTCATTTGGGCAGGAGCAGAAGAGGCTATTTCTTCAGTTCACCACTGGCACAGATAGAGCTCCAGTTGGAGGTTTAGGCAAACTCAAGATGATTATTGCCAAAAATGGCCCTGACTCTGACAG GTTACCCACCTCTCATACTTGCTTCAACGTGCTGCTCCTCCCCGAATACTCCACCAAGGAGAAACTTAGAGAGAGACTCCTTAAAGCCATCACTTACGCCAAAGGCTTCGGCATGCTCTGA